The following coding sequences lie in one Silene latifolia isolate original U9 population chromosome 5, ASM4854445v1, whole genome shotgun sequence genomic window:
- the LOC141657972 gene encoding protein ACCELERATED CELL DEATH 6-like translates to YKFITNAEKTGRKLLEKYWWLINLRDDSGKTALDYAKQSNAFWLVNMLNNPSLIKKEEFDWIEACKREETAAVLAFVDNCQDLQQACRRENDTPLHHIKLPTYKEYLNFLKIPSIAELKNTTDHEGATPLHRAIERKDKLFAKVLLLDEGVERIIQDHYGRTSMDLLARLCKENDDWEKMCKLIKVNPYLKTSYIQPGTNLDQIRNTLSVVAALLATITFAAGFTLPGGLDSTTGEAIFAKRVGFLVFLLADVYAMCTSMLVLFCLIWSMVSEPDMARLLVDRSVFILMQSLYGTLLAFMAGIYTMIKHSALWAAIVIFVMCSIIGVSANRSILNRLIVKLVPAAANREKPDRMRLLEEVRK, encoded by the exons taTAAGTTCATCACTAATGCAGAGAAAACCGGCAGAAAGTTGCTAGAGAAATACTGGTGGCTGATCAACTTGCGAGATGATTCAGGAAAGACGGCCTTAGACTATGCGAAACAATCAAACGCGTTCTGGCTAGTAAATATGCTGAACAACCCTTCTCTTATAAAAAAGGAAGAGTTTGATTGGATAGAAGCTTGTAAACGAGAAGAGACAGCGGCTGTTCTAGCTTTCGTTGACAACTGTCAGGACCTACAACAGGCTTGTCGCCGAGAAAATGACACCCCATTACACCATATCAAACTACCTACCTATAAAGAGTACCTTAATTTCCTCAAAATTCCGTCGATAGCAGAGTTGAAGAACACAACTGATCATGAAGGTGCTACTCCTTTGCATCGGGCAATTGAGAGAAAGGATAAGCTCTTTGCTAAGGTACTATTACTTGATGAAGGGGTCGAGCGGATCATTCAAGACCATTATGGCAGAACTAGCATGGACTTACTCGCCAGGCTTTGTAAGGAAAACGACGACTGG GAGAAAATGTGCAAACTAATTAAGGTAAACCCGTACCTGAAAACATCGTATATTCAACCAGGAACTAACTTGGATCAAATTAGAAATACTCTCTCTGTCGTTGCTGCACTTTTGGCGACGATTACTTTTGCAGCAGGATTCACACTTCCCGGCGGTCTTGACAGTACCACTGGAGAAGCAATTTTTGCAAAGAGAGTAGGTTTCTTGGTATTTTTACTGGCGGATGTATATGCAATGTGTACTTCCATGCTGGTGCTGTTTTGCTTGATCTGGTCTATGGTTTCCGAACCTGACATGGCTCGGTTATTGGTCGATCGAAGTGTGTTCATACTAATGCAGTCTCTGTATGGCACCCTGTTAGCGTTTATGGCTGGCATTTACACTATGATAAAACACAGTGCTTTATGGGCAGCCATAGTTATCTTCGTCATGTGTTCAATCATTGGAGTTTCGGCAAATCGGTCCATTCTAAATAGGTTGATTGTCAAGTTGGTTCCTGCTGCTGCAAATCGAGAAAAACCAGATAGAATGCGGTTGCTCGAAGAGGTAAGAAAATAA
- the LOC141656474 gene encoding protein ACCELERATED CELL DEATH 6-like translates to MDPALKEAAISGDVEFLKEAFSKQPLEYFLTQSPRGDGYSNTGNIFHLAARNNKEEFMREAMSILPKDIQKRLLFQVDDYSQIPLHAAVVMSYDSYNIFVLMKQMYASFSLSYEDDEDGLVKPWLALTVYKRTPLHLALTNGNEKCAMEILTMDTEFESCTIVDSDGNTPLYYALEKGFSLVAETILMSPLSSSSIFPSTNDSTPFTYAARCSDVVLRLLFEKYPDWLDKIVDDDKGFTILHRWAEDGEARPCKLLLEGGVVGEARAKIFKRTVFVKENKIQNTPLHIAAGNKDSELAQIIIRGYQQQQVSAGEGEIQELVPVECPPWRLQNRHGNTPLHIALDKTSRHEQLALEILSVDPTLCKIRNNSGESPFFLAATSGCAKVVDAIMKIEEPRFQMLRRNDGATVLHCLSSCPEETGRRLLEKYWWIINLLDDSGKTALDYAKQASALWLVSLLNNPSRIKKEEFDWIEACKREETSAVLAFIDNCQDLQQACRKENDTPLHHIKLPTDKDYVNFLNTPSIAELKNTTDHEGATPLHRALERKDMLLAKVLLLDDEVERIIPDHYGRTSMDLLARLCKENEDWEKMCKQIKVNPYLKTSYIQPRTNLDQIRNTLSVVAALLATITFAAGFTLPGGLDSNSGEAILAKRAVFLVFLLADVYAMCTSMLVLFCLVWSMVSEPDIARLLVDRSVYILMQSLYATLLAFMTGVYTVIAHRSLWAAILVFVMCSVIGIAANRTILHNVIAKLIPTANREENQDQIRLLEEGSVDVPLTERNASSIAE, encoded by the exons ATGGATCCGGCGTTGAAGGAAGCAGCAATAAGCGGAGATGTGGAATTCCTGAAAGAAGCATTTTCGAAACAACCTTTGGAGTACTTCCTGACTCAATCTCCGAGAGGCGACGGCTACTCGAATACTGGGAACATCTTCCACTTGGCCGCACGGAACAACAAAGAAGAGTTTATGAGGGAAGCTATGAGTATACTACCCAAAGACATACAAAAACGGCTTCTTTTCCAAGTCGACGATTACAGCCAGATCCCGCTCCATGCTGCTGTTGTGATGAGCTACGACAGCTACAACATATTCGTGCTTATGAAACAAATGTATGCATCATTTTCATTGTCGTACGAGGATGATGAAGATGGTCTCGTCAAGCCGTGGTTGGCGTTGACTGTATACAAGAGGACGCCGTTGCACTTGGCTTTGACAAATGGGAATGAGAAATGTGCGATGGAGATATTGACTATGGATACTGAGTTTGAGAGCTGCACCATTGTTGATAGTGACGGTAACACTCCGCTATACTATGCACTCGAGAAGGGGTTCAGTCTTGTTGCTGAAACCATCTTGATGTCTCCCTTATCTTCATCTTCTATTTTCCCCTCAACCAATGACTCGACGCCTTTTACTTATGCCGCCCGTTGCTCAG ATGTTGTATTGAGGTTGCTGTTCGAGAAATATCCCGATTGGTTGGACAAGATCGTTGACGATGACAAAGGATTCACAATACTTCATAGATGGGCAGAGGATGGGGAAGCAAGGCCATGTAAGCTACTTTTAGAAGGCGGCGTTGTTGGTGAAGCAAGAGCCAAAATCTTTAAACGTACGGTTTTCGTTAAAGAAAATAAGATTCAGAACACACCATTGCACATAGCTGCGGGGAACAAGGATTCAGAACTAGCACAAATCATTATACGTGGTTATCAACAGCAACAAGTGAGTGCAGGTGAGGGTGAAATCCAAGAGTTAGTTCCTGTAGAATGCCCTCCTTGGAGATTACAGAACCGTCATGGAAACACGCCATTACATATCGCCTTGGATAAAACGTCAAGACATGAACAACTTGCACTAGAGATCCTTTCAGTTGATCCAACTTTGTGTAAGATTCGCAACAACAGTGGTGAAAGTCCCTTCTTTCTCGCTGCCACTTCAGGTTGTGCTAAAGTTGTGGATGCAATCATGAAAATTGAGGAGCCTCGTTTCCAAATGCTTCGGCGCAATGATGGAGCTACTGTGCTTCATTGTTTATCCTCATGTCCAG AGGAAACTGGTCGAAGGTTGCTAGAAAAATACTGGTGGATCATCAATTTGCTAGATGATTCGGGAAAGACGGCCTTAGACTATGCCAAACAAGCAAGCGCACTTTGGCTAGTAAGTTTGCTGAACAACCCTTCTCGTATAAAAAAAGAAGAATTCGATTGGATTGAAGCTTGTAAACGAGAAGAGACCTCTGCTGTTCTTGCCTTCATCGACAACTGTCAGGACCTACAACAGGCTTGTCGCAAAGAAAATGACACCCCTCTTCACCACATCAAACTACCCACGGATAAAGATTACGTTAACTTCCTCAACACTCCATCGATAGCAGAGCTTAAGAACACAACTGATCATGAAGGTGCTACTCCTTTGCACCGTGCCCTGGAGAGAAAGGATATGCTTCTTGCAAAGGTACTACTACTTGATGATGAGGTCGAACGGATCATTCCAGACCATTATGGCAGGACTAGTATGGACTTACTCGCCAGGCTTTGCAAGGAAAATGAAGACTGG GAGAAAATGTGCAAGCAAATAAAAGTGAATCCATAtctcaaaacatcatatattcaACCGAGAACTAATTTAGATCAAATACGAAACACGCTCTCTGTTGTTGCTGCACTTTTAGCAACAATAACATTCGCAGCAGGATTCACTCTTCCTGGTGGACTTGATAGTAACTCTGGAGAAGCAATTCTTGCAAAAAGAGCAGTTTTCTTAGTATTTTTACTGGCGGATGTATATGCTATGTGTACCTCCATGTTGGTCCTGTTCTGCTTGGTTTGGTCTATGGTTTCTGAACCCGACATAGCTAGATTATTGGTTGATCGTAGTGTGTACATACTAATGCAGTCCTTATATGCTACCTTGTTAGCGTTTATGACTGGCGTCTACACTGTAATAGCACACCGTTCCTTATGGGCAGCCATACTTGTCTTCGTCATGTGTTCAGTCATTGGAATTGCCGCAAATCGGACCATTTTACATAATGTAATTGCCAAGTTAATTCCTACTGCAAATAGAGAAGAAAATCAAGATCAAATCCGGTTGCTCGAAGAG GGAAGTGTTGATGTCCCTTTAACAGAAAGGAATGCATCAAGTATTGCAGAGTAA